Below is a genomic region from Strigops habroptila isolate Jane unplaced genomic scaffold, bStrHab1.2.pri NW_022045634.1_ctg1, whole genome shotgun sequence.
tctagtggaaggtgtccctgcctctggctGCATTCCACCCCTCCAGGAGATGCCTGGTGTCATTCCGAGAGGATTACAGGGAAGGGTTGCTATTCTTAAGCTCAGGATTCCCCTTCCTGACATGTCTGTCAGCCCTTACCATTGGATCTGAAAGCCTCCGGGTTAAAGCCATCCTTGTGCTTCAAACTTTGCTCAAGCTTCTGTGCTGCAAACTAAGGAGAAGATGGAAAAGGTTTTAGTGGCCTTTTCTGAGGTGAAGGACAAAGCTCGTGGGGGGATTTGTTactgaaggaggaaggagtCCCTCCTCCGCTTGCTCACAGCCCACAAATCAGAACGTTTGGTGGCAGAAGAAAGGCCTTACTTGGAAactggagaagagcagctcGGAAAGCCGGTCTTCCTCTGGCAGATCCAGGCTGATTGATTTGCTTAATTCTGGggaaaaatcagaacaaaaccatTCAAGAACCATTAAATGGCTCCAATGTTCCCAAAAGACAATAAAAGCTGTTGTACAGCAGTGCAGTTTGCAGGACatggagcagggaaaaggggTAGAAACAGAGTTCCCAACGAGGAAAAGTCCCATTTACAGCCCAACCATGGCAATAAAAGGGCAGAGACTGCAAAGCACTAATTTAATGCAGCACCTCCTTTTATACTCAAGtatcaaggccaggttggacagagccttgggtgacatggtttagcgtgaggtgtccctgcccatggcagggggttggaactagatgatcttaaggtcctttccaaaccagtCCATGGTTCTATGAGCTCCAAGACCACTTCCAACACGGACATCAGCAGGTATGAATTAGGAATAATGCAGCCACGCTATTAGTATATTAGCTATTAGTAGTTATTCCTACTGGTTGTGCCATGAAATCAGATTTCAGCTTATCATagggttggaagaaaccttgagatcatctagttccgaccctcctgctgcaggttgCTCTAGGATGGAGGGAGGGCTGGATTATACCTGTGACATCCTGGTGAACAGGGGGCAGAGATTTCCTGCCTTTGGTCTTCAGGCTCGAACGCCGCCACAGGTTTGGGCTGAGGGGGTTGTTCCTGAGGTTAGGACTTCTGTGGGAGCTTTTCCTCCTCACTGCTCCAGTCGTCCCAGGGGAAATAACATTCTTGTTAACAGTGACATGAGGCAGCTTTAGGCATTGCTTAGGATCCACTTCCTTCTCTCCAGAGTCGGGATCTGAGATAAAGATAACGAACAACACGGTAACAAGatagaaagagaggaaatggccttTCTTAGGGATTCAAAAGCACCAAACCTGCTTTTCGCACTTGGCTTTCCAGccgggagcagcagcagcgctgaGACGCGATCCCTGCATCACCCTTCACACCCCCCGGGCACCCACAGCACCTCCCAGGCCGGAGATCCTCCTCCTGGACATCTCCCCACCGGGGGACGGCTCAGCACCGCCGATCCCCCCGCTCCCGGTCCCCCCTTTACCTGACACAacgcccgccgccgccgcgcccgctCCGCCGGGGGAACGCTGAGGGAAGAAACGGTTACGGGGCTGGAAGCGAGGCCTCCCCGCGGCTCCCACAGCCGGGCCGGGCGCCTTTCAGCgctcacctcctcctcctcggaCCCACCGGAGGGCCGCGGCGGGGTCGTGCCGGGACCGGAGCCCTCCTTCCTCTCAGCGTCCCGCTCCGCCATGTTGAGAGGGAGGCGGGAAGACGCTCGGCGCATGCGAACcgccctcccccctccccccccatcgCCTGAGGGAAAAGGcgggaaggagaaaaagggggggaaaaaaggggaaaaaaaggctttggaaGTTTATTATCTTTGATAAAATCCCAAGGGAAAGGGGCAGACTCTTTGTTAACAGCTGCGGGAATGCACAAAAACCGCTTATCAGGTGTGTTcctggtgggttttggttgtttcaCGAGACATTGGATGGGGTGGAATGAAGGAGGATGGAAGGTCCGACCCAGAGCAAACGCCAGGGCGAGTTTTGGTAAAGCAATTCCGATTAATTCGCTCCCAATGAAGTCTAGAtaagaaaagcttattttcctCTACAAAATGACAATACAGAGAACGCATACAATTACaatatggggtttgggggggtgtAACTATTAGTAGCTATTGACTAGGACAGAAatgtcttagaaaaaaaaaaaaaacttgacagaaatcaaaataaagtcAATTTTTCTGAAGCTGGAAAACTTTAGAAGAGACACTTTTAGGTTCTGGCCATAAAATCCGTATTTCAAACCAACAAAACGAAGCAAATTTGGTtaggaaaatgaagcagagtTCTCTTAGAACAATTTCACATCCCAATGGGCACAAAAGAACCGCGTGAGGCTGAGAGGTAGAGAGGTATCATTGGAATCACAATCTTCTCTTGGTTCCAGGGGGTTTTCTGAGGTAATCAGCTGTGTGTCGAGTTGTATGAAACAACAGGATTGGCAATAGAGCAACACTGACAAATGACACTAATGACCTCTTTCCTCTCATCGATAGGTCCTAAAAACTTAATTAGACGCATCGGAATTAACGCTTCCAGGGTCTCCGGCCGGTGAGGTGATGGATGAAGGGGTGGTAGCATCCTGCCAGCTGCCATTAGcctgaaaggagaaggaagatacCGGTTTCCATTACATCCTTAAGGACTGCAGACAACAAAGTATGATTCTATATGACTCTGTGAACTACAGAATCATGTTCTGTATGATTCTATGCGTCATAAAATCCCATTctacatgattctatgaaaggcTGGTGGTTTAAACTCCATCTTTTCCCTATCCCACATCAGCCatctggggggaggggggaataaAACTTCAGATCATTAACCAGATCTTGGGCAGAATTTGTGTTTCTAGTCAGGAAAACCTCGGTCCATCTTACATCTATGCGCTGCGTCGTATACAAAGGATTCCCCACGATTGTGTCGTATCTTCCTGCCTGGTGTATGACATGATGTAAGGAATCCATCTAGAAACAAGGAGAACAATGAGGATTAAACAAGATCaagtgaaagaaatgcagttgtACCTGGTACGCATCGCTTGGACCAAAACCTCTTTAAGCTACGGGCAGGTTTCCTTGCAGGAAACCAGGTTTCCTTTGCAGTTCTAGCTATTAATTGAGCTAGTTCACATCACTTGGAGTTAGAACGGAGTATCACACCTACCACTTACAGCTTTTATGGCAGAGGAGCCAATTTGATGCAGTTCAGCTGGATTTAGACATTTAGGATGAGTTTAACAATGCTGTTAAGCACAAATCCTAAGCCAAGATCCAGTTACGTGGAAGAAGACTGGCTCTAAAATGAGCAAATACCCATTCATTCATGTAAAGGGATAGAAGAATAGTTCATTAATTTAGGTATCAGTTAATGCTGTGAGAGAAAATCCCAGTTCCAATAGAAAGTATGTATTTAagcaggtttggtttttgaCTCCTTTGAGAAATTTGGCTTGAGGCATTTCTTGCATCCTCACCAGAGGGAGAGGACCCCATCCCTCTCTGGGATTAAAAGAAACTccttaaaaaccccaacattgTCTAATCCAACCTTGCTCTCCAAAGCAGGGTCAAATAGAGCAGGTTCGTTTTGAGTGGCCCCAAGGacagagactccacaacctcctaGGCATCCTATTCATCCCatagaaaggagagagaaatgggaTTTTAACACAGGaatagttttggggttttctttttccttactgaCCTGTGACTGCACATTGGCTCCCACTGGAGAGCTCTGGTAGGAGGTCAAGGACTGCAAGTTGATAAACGAATCGCTGGAATTTGTCATCTTAAAAGAGCCAGAGGAagctgaaaaaacaaacccGAACCCatgttttaatgagaaataaaacccactcCAAATGGTTCTATTACATACgttgaaaggaaaagacatcCTACAACTGGTTCAAACACCAGTATTCCATGGTACTGATTATCACAAGGAATAACTGAAGACTCCCAAGCAGCCAGAACCTCCCCTGGCTCTGTCCCTCACCTGAATTTGGTGTAGATGGAGAATTTGCCTGGTTGCCTTGAGCCACGACATTAGTTGCATCCACTGCTGTTTTTGCAGCATAAATATTGGCTTCTTCTTGGAACTTCCCCATGTTTTTCTTGTAGCGAATTCTTTTGTTACCAAACCAGTTGGAAACCTGGAGACATACATCACTGTTAGTATGAGCTCAAACTACTCCATTTGCCCCTAGATTCACAAGCTGTCAGCAAAGGAGATGTTTTAAACTAGGCTTTGAGCGGAAAATAACTACTAAACCCTTGGGAGTAAGCAAAATCATGGATAAGTACTGGCAACCGAAGCCTGTTACAAACTATGGGAGTGGGAAAACCCAAACCGTTGtttgaggggaagaaaaagggtCACTTAATTCCAGCCAAACCACTTTGTACCTGTGAAACCGTGATGCCACCTTTCTTTGCTAGCTCTTCTTTGGCCTCTTCACTGGGGTAAGGATTACTTAGATGTGAATAAAAATACTCATTCAGCACCTCTGTTGCCTGCTTGCTGAAGTTCCGTCGTTTACGCCTGGAAAACATGAATTATTCCTATTTAAATGATGTGATACATTGGATACGGGACACTGTCAGCTTCTTTTCCCATCGAAAATCCATTTGTTTTGAGGGAGAACGTAAGAGTTGAGCGGGATTAAAGAGATGTTGATGTCAAAGTGTACCTTAGCAAGCAAAACAGGATGAATCCTTCCTATTTCAATCTTTTCCAGgaacagctacaggttgggcagagaagtgattcagagcagcctgagaagaaggacttgggggtgttggtccatgagaagctgaacatgagccaggttcagtgtgtgcttgagcccagaaactacccgtgtcctgggctgcatcaaaaggaacgtgagcagcaggttgaaggaggtgatcctgcccctctactccgctctcgtgggaccccacttgcagcactgtgcagttctggtgtcctcaacgtaagaaggacatggagctgctggagcaaggccagaggaggccacgaggatgagcaggggctggagcagctcccatatggAGCCAcgctgagaacattggggctgttcagcctggagaagagaagctgcgtggagacctcagagcagcttccagtgtctgaagggggctacgaGGAtgtggagagggaccttcagcagggactggagtgatgggacacgaggtgatgggttcaaactgaaacaagggaggttcaggttggagataaggcagcagttcttccctgtgagggtggtgggacactggcacagggtgcccagagaagctgcggctgccccatccctggcagtgttcaaggccaggttggacagggcttggagcaacccgctctagtgtgaggcatccctgtccatggcagggggttggaactggatgatcttaagctcctttccaacccaaactattctatgattcttatgCAGCGAAGCAAGAAAAGCAGTTCAGGTTTAAACCTCTGCTGTGGCCAGTTTGCTGCGGCCGTACCTGGCATCAAGGAAGCGCGAGCGCAGGATCATCACGGCCTCACACGtgctctgcttcagctgcatCTGGATGGTGCTGAACTTCCCATGGATGATGTTCACCATGCGCTCGATTTCCTTGGGTGAGATCGGCCTCGTTCGACTCTGCTCCCTGAGCAGGTTCATGACGTGGGTGGTGAACTCACTGCAGGCCTGGAAACACACACATTTGTATCCACAAACAGTGAAATACGCTCAGGTTCGTTTCCCCAACATGAAATTCAACCCAAACAGCTGCAGAGGAGTTTCCATGTTTCAGCTTTACTCTTAGTTACTCTCAATAAAACAGCAACAAGGAGAAACGAGACATTTATTATCTTCAGTTTGATGTCCAGGCCCTCGATCTGCGCCTCACTTCTGCAACACTGAGATCACTTTTCAACTGGATTTGACACCCTCACGGTCCCCTGAATTCCTTCTACTCCCTGTTGTGTCCTTACAACCAAACACCCAAGGAAAAAACAGTTATTTGTAATTGAGATGATAAAAACTCTTCCATGCAGAAAGATCACCTGTTCATATTTCTCTAGCTCAGAGTGGTATATCTGTCGGATCTGTGACAGCTTGGCCCTGTAGTCAGAGTGCTCAATGCTATTGTCATTTGGACAGCCACCTGATGTTGCTGCTACAGCCATCggtcctcctcttcctcttttctcgGGCCCGGAGACACCCTCTGCCAGCAACATGTTATCTAGTCTCATTAGTTGAGCATCTGGGGGATCTTCTTCCTGAATACCGCGAATACTTAACACTAGACAGACATAAAGAAGGAATCAAAAGGTTATTTTGGAACAGGAAAGAGCATCCACTTCGATTCTGGCAGAATAGTTCAGAGGTTTTAGTGGGtctttacagaaaacagaaggaggGAATCTATATGCAAGGGGCGAGTTTGAGCTCAGCCTTTGGACACCAAGGATACCAGCAGGCTGTGCAGCACCTGGCCATGGATTGAAGTCTTACCAGAGCTGAATTATCTATTACAATCTATTCAAAATCTATCAAAATCTGAAACAGGGACCAAAAAAATGCACCAGGAGACAGTTTCCTTAAGTTCAACAAAGCCCTAAGCTTAGATTCAACAAAGCCAAGCGCAGCAGTCTGTGTGCTCAGACCATTTAAGTTTGATTCCAAgcaaattccatttaaaaacttAATCTCCCCCATTTTTTGGACCATTTATTCTGAACTCCTCttgttaaaaagagaagaactCGCGAGAGATTGAGGCAACACCAAGAAAATGCCCAACAGCTTTCGGgcttttcatttgattttcattGCTGGACAGTTTTAGTTGGGCGAACAGTCGGTCTGAACCTTGCAAAGCTACCAAAGCAAATGACCTTTTCCAAATGGGAATTGGCAGGTTCATGGGATATTACATTCCCTACTGAAGCTTAAACACAAAAGATGTGGTTACACAAAGGTTCTATGTGAGGGCAGGAGAACAATGTGGACGTTGAGACATTAAACATGCACCTTGATAACAATTCTGCGGGCAAAGTAAGAACTCATCTAAAAAACGCCAGTGCACCAGAGAGGGGATGTTGAACACAGCCTAAGCTTACAAACATGTTGCTGAACTTGATGTTTTGCAGGCTACCCAGAAATTCCAACACAGTTCTGATGGAGAGAGCGCTTTGGAGTGGCTGCTGACCTGAATTCACTCATCAGGACAAGCCAGGGCTCCTCCAGAGCATCCCCAGCCGTCTTAACCcagcaaaaggcaaagcagaaacagTTCTGACGTAGTACATGAGTAACTGCTGAACGTGGGCTAAGGCAACAACAAGTGTTGGCTATTTTAAGGCTTTTCCAACTCATGACAGAATGAAATCCTTTAAACCAAGCCTAACCCAGCAGAGCATCTACTGTATACCCCCTTTCCTGTGTGAACATCACAGGAAAGGAAACCAACcattgtagtgataggacaagaggtaatgggctcaaactgaaacaggggaagttcaggttggaggtaaggaagaagttcttccctgtgagggtgctcAGGTactgaacaggttgcccagagaagtggtaactgctccatccctggttcaaggccaggttggaaagagtcttgggtgacatagtctagtgtgaggtgtccctgcccatggcagggggttggaactggatgatcttactGTCCTTTCCAAtcccaactattctatgattctatgaagcacAGACAAAaggtggggttttatttcttgttggATTTGGGTTTAGAAACCCCCAGTTCTCCTTCTTGCCCAGAGGTCACCAGTGGCCATTTGCTCCTCAGTCTTTCGGGCAAAACTCTTGTTAACCTTCTGGGATGGACAGTCATAAATTAAATGAGTTTTGGTGTCACCTTCTTACTTGAACGTGCTGCTGCCAAATGTCTTTCTCTGCGCATTATGATGCACATCAGACACCTCACGTTGAAGTCaagctcccagctgcagcttAATTTTATGTCACTTGTCTCATCATGGTAATTAGACATTAGTTATCATCAATTACACATAAGCTCAGCTCAAACTGACTGCTGCAAAGCACGTGTAGCACACCTTCACCTCACGGGAAGACTCTCGGTGGCTGGCAGAAGAAACTAGAAAGGAGTAAACCATCCCCAACTGGTTGGTAACACTTAGTTTtccttcccagtagctggtgccgtgctgggttttggcttcagtctggGAAGaacgctggtaacacaccaatgcTTTAGTcgttgctcagtagcacttaccctgagCAAGGACTCCTCAGGttctcgtgctctgccagtgaggaggggcacaagaagccaggagggagcagagacaggacacctaacctgaactagccaaagggatattccataccatggaaTGTCATGCTGGGATAGAAACAGGGgagagtcacccagaagggaccgATCGCTGCTGGGGTCAGGCCaggtatcggtcagcgggtgctgagcaattgtattgggcatcacttgagttcattggttttctttcctttcctcttttagttttatactcTCCCCCCTTGCTACTTCccttattattagtagtagtagtagttttatattgtactttagttattaaactgttcttatctcaaccgTGGGGTTTACACCCTTCTGATTCTGGCTTTAACccgccagaggggagatggagatgagctcttaggcagaagttctttcctgtgagggtggtgggacactgccACAGgttccccagagaagctgtggctgccccatccctggcagtgttctgTCATTCTCTGAATACTCCAAGAACTGAGGTTATGGCTCAACCAGTGATGGCACATGCTTTAAATCAAAGCACCACTTAAAAATTCCTTGCATAGAGGTAAAATCCTTCAGAATCCATCACTTTTCTGGATATTCAGGACAAACCCTACACTGGCTCAGGAAGCCCCAGGAGTGGCTCCTGTCCACTGCACTAATACAACATTAGGCATGTCACCTACCAGAGAGTCATcaaatctgtaaaataattaTACAAAATGAAATCTCCATCATTCCTAATtaatctttcattaaaatacagccCAACCTGAGGTGCTGAGCCTCAGTCAGTATGCAAATACAACCATTACAATATATTTGCATCTCATTAATTAAAGATTCACAGTTCTGTAATGAACTGAACAAGATCCCTGGTACCAAAATAAGTGAGACATGCTTGGACTTGTTCTTCTTTATAGAGCAAGCAGAAGAACATAACAAATGTGTCTATTTTGTGCAGGATACCCCACGTTAGAACTGAAACCAGCTCAATTCAGCCCAGAAGCAACCAGCCTGTACTGTCTGAAGTGTCAAACACGTGTGGGGAGTGCAAGGAAGCAGGAGGTGAGTGTTGGACCTGCACCTCTCCTCATCAGCAGCTCGGTTTTGTCCCAGATGACCCCATCCCCTCTCTTCCACTTGCAAATCCCAGTAACTCCCAGTAACTCACATTAAATCTCAACCAGGGCGGGGGTTCTTCGGACAGAAGGATTTCCTCCATTTGGCAGCCCACAAATCAAGCTGTTAGCTGAGAAAGCTTCTATTTTATCAGCTTTTACCCAAAGCAATCCTGAACCCCTTCTCAACTCCTTCTCCATGccaccaaaaccccacacccaCACCTGGGGCTCATTTGTCACagtggggagagaggaaaacGAATGggaacagaagacaaaagccaGTGGGGCTCCGAGCGCTGCAGAACAAGACTCTGCTCCAGAAGGATGCCAACAAATTCAGCAGCAAAGAGTCAGCATGTTCCCCCTTCCCTTGCCAAGGCATAACTGAGTGAGAAGGTACCTGGTGCATTAACCCAGCTGAGTAAGAGGGAGGATGGAGGGTTGCAGCTAGAACCACCACCAGAGAACACCATGCTCCATGTTACAATGCTGCCACAAACACATTCCCTACCTCAGAGAGGCAGAACCCGAGTCCCACCACACAGAAGTGGGTAGAGATACATTTGCCATGCCCCAAGGGGCCTGAAGCCCATCAAGGACTCACGTCCTCCATCAGCCTACAAGCAAAACCCTGAAACATCATATTCAGCACTAAAAAGCGTGTATCTTTAACACTACAGATGCTTCACTCTGATTTTAAGATAGAATTCTGCCACGTTTGAATTCATACACTTGAGGCACAACCCACCCAGCAAAAACCCTGCTGGGGAGATTAAAACTGCTCCAAATGCTTCTGTGAGCTCCCAAATTGATTGGATTTGATGCCTCTTCAAATAGCTGCGGATGCTCAAGGCAGCTCTTTAAgacttggaaataaaatacctgcttttCCCAGAACTGGTTTAAAACCATCAAAACGGAGAATTATTTGGGGCGGGGGGTTGGGGAAGGGGGCTTGGGTGAGATGTGAACCGTGGCCAAATCTATTTCAATGACAAAGAGTcgtttctcatttctttttaattacgAAGCAGGACTGAGGAGCATTTCTCAGCACCCTTTGTACAGCTGATCCTGAGCTATTGTGAGCGACACTCGCGCTCCAACAAAGAGCACCAGAaagatgggggggggaggaggaggaacatgTTGGAAACTGATTTCTCAGCTAGAAAAGAAGCTTGTGTGCCTGGGTCACAAACCCCCTTGTGCTACAGTAGGCCCAGGCTTTTGTTTGCTCCAAGCCATAACATCTGCTCCCTGTAATTTAAATAAGGAAGAGACAGAGCATCAGACA
It encodes:
- the LOC115603396 gene encoding pre-B-cell leukemia transcription factor 4-like isoform X1 — translated: MEDPSRLLAAAHGAGVPLPGGIPQPPPPAAGDPAAAPPPGPPPPAHHDTGDVLQQIMAITDQSLDEAQARKHALNCHRMKPALFSVLCEIKEKTVLSIRGIQEEDPPDAQLMRLDNMLLAEGVSGPEKRGRGGPMAVAATSGGCPNDNSIEHSDYRAKLSQIRQIYHSELEKYEQACSEFTTHVMNLLREQSRTRPISPKEIERMVNIIHGKFSTIQMQLKQSTCEAVMILRSRFLDARRKRRNFSKQATEVLNEYFYSHLSNPYPSEEAKEELAKKGGITVSQVSNWFGNKRIRYKKNMGKFQEEANIYAAKTAVDATNVVAQGNQANSPSTPNSASSGSFKMTNSSDSFINLQSLTSYQSSPVGANVQSQMDSLHHVIHQAGRYDTIVGNPLYTTQRIDANGSWQDATTPSSITSPAGDPGSVNSDASN